The proteins below come from a single Haemorhous mexicanus isolate bHaeMex1 chromosome 20, bHaeMex1.pri, whole genome shotgun sequence genomic window:
- the LOC132336871 gene encoding melanin-concentrating hormone receptor 1-like, producing the protein MAPGNSSRNFSAPEAQNGSVAEKPAPHTNVIMPSLFSIICFLGIMGNLIVIFTIVKKKKLRCKQTVPDIFIFNLSIVDLLFLLGMPFLIHQLLGNGSWYFGAPLCTIITALDTNSQITSTNILTVMTLDRYLATVYPLKSTYVRTPCVAALVICLVWLLSFLTIIPVWMYAGLMPLEDGTVRCALLLPNPETDIYWFTLYQFMLAFAVPLVIICVVYFKILQHMATTVVPLPQRSLRVRTKKVTRMAVAICSAFFICWAPFYILQLVHLGIDTPSMAFFYAYNFAISLGYANSCLNPFLYIALSETFKRQFLVAIRPAKEPCRNSSSANNNSMTEASVCLKLAPESTQQTQFQEDFSPRSLPVTVAVH; encoded by the exons ATGGCCCCCGGCAACTCTTCCCGCAACTTCTCGGCGCCGGAGGCTCAGAACGGGTCAG TAGCAGAGAAGCCAGCACCACACACCAATGTGATCATGCCCAGTCTCTTCAGCATCATCTGCTTCCTGGGCATCATGGGGAACCTCATTGTGATCTTCACTATCGTCAAGAAGAAGAAGCTGAGATGCAAACAGACTGTGCCTGATATTTTCATCTTCAACCTCTCCATCGTggacctcctcttcctcttggGCATGCCCTTTCTCATCCACCAGCTCTTAGGCAACGGCTCGTGGTACTTTGGAGCTCCCCTGTGCACCATCATCACCGCCCTGGACACAAACAGCCAGATCACCAGCACCAACATCCTCACAGTGATGACACTGGACCGTTACCTGGCCACCGTCTACCCCCTCAAGTCCACCTATGTCCGGACGCCGTGTGTGGCGGCTCTTGTCATCTGCCTGGTGTGGCTCCTGTCCTTCCTGACCATCATCCCCGTGTGGATGTATGCAGGCCTCATGCCTCTGGAGGACGGGACAGTGCgctgtgctctcctgctcccGAACCCAGAGACTGACATCTACTGGTTCACCCTCTACCAGTTCATGCTGGCCTTTGCTGTGCCCTTGGTCATCATCTGCGTGGTCTATTTCAAGATCCTCCAGCACATGGCCACCACCGTGGTCCCGCTGCCCCAGAGGAGTCTCCGGGTGCGTACCAAGAAGGTCACCCGAATGGCAGTCGCCATCTgttctgccttttttatttgCTGGGCTCCCTTCTACATCCTCCAGCTCGTTCACCTGGGCATCGACACCCCATCCATGGCCTTCTTTTACGCCTACAACTTCGCCATTAGCTTGGGCTACGCCAACAGCTGCCTCAACCCCTTCCTCTACATCGCCCTCAGCGAGACCTTCAAGCGCCAGTTCTTGGTGGCCATTCGCCCTGCCAAAGAGCCCTGTcgcaacagcagctctgccaacaACAACAGCATGACAGAGGCCAGCGTGTgcctgaagctggcaccagaatCCACCCAGCAGACTCAGTTTCAGGAGGACTTTTCCCCACGCTCGCTGCCAGTGACTGTGGCTGTTCACTAG